Proteins co-encoded in one Ralstonia sp. RRA genomic window:
- the miaB gene encoding tRNA (N6-isopentenyl adenosine(37)-C2)-methylthiotransferase MiaB — protein sequence MKKVFIKTYGCQMNEYDSDKMSDVLNAAEGLVPTDTPEDADVILFNTCSVREKAQEKVFSELGRVKALKALKPDLVVGVGGCVASQEGASIVARAPYVDVVFGPQTLHRLPELIAARRRTGRSQVDVSFPEIEKFDHLPPARVEGSTAFVSIMEGCSKYCSYCVVPYTRGEEVSRPFDDVLAEVAGLAEQGVREVTLLGQNVNAYIGKMGDTAERADFALLLEYVAEIPGIERIRYTTSHPKEFSSRLIEAYATNPKLVDHLHLPVQHGSDRILMAMKRGYTVLEYKSSIRKLRAIRPNISIATDFIVGFPGETDADFAKTMDLIHEIGYDTSFSFIYSPRPGTPAANLPDDTPQAVKLERLKHLQATIEENVARISQSMVGSTQRILVEGPSRKDPTELHGRTENNRVVNFALPDLPQARRDQLIGQMLDVRIVHAFPHSLRGEVVADDDRVTH from the coding sequence ATGAAAAAAGTCTTCATCAAAACCTACGGCTGCCAGATGAACGAGTACGACTCGGACAAGATGTCCGACGTGCTCAATGCGGCTGAAGGTCTCGTCCCCACCGACACGCCCGAAGATGCGGACGTGATCCTCTTCAACACATGCTCCGTGCGCGAGAAGGCGCAGGAGAAGGTGTTCTCCGAGCTCGGCCGCGTGAAGGCGCTCAAGGCCCTCAAGCCGGACCTCGTCGTTGGCGTGGGCGGTTGCGTGGCCAGCCAGGAGGGCGCTTCCATCGTGGCCCGCGCGCCTTACGTGGATGTCGTCTTCGGCCCGCAGACGCTGCACCGCCTGCCGGAGCTGATCGCTGCGCGCCGCCGCACGGGCCGCTCGCAGGTCGACGTGTCCTTCCCCGAGATCGAGAAGTTCGACCACCTGCCGCCCGCGCGCGTGGAAGGCTCGACCGCCTTCGTGTCGATCATGGAAGGCTGCTCGAAGTACTGCAGCTACTGCGTGGTGCCGTACACGCGCGGTGAAGAAGTCTCGCGCCCGTTCGACGACGTGCTGGCCGAAGTGGCCGGCTTGGCTGAGCAGGGCGTGCGCGAAGTTACGCTGCTGGGCCAGAACGTCAACGCCTATATCGGCAAGATGGGCGACACCGCTGAGCGTGCGGACTTCGCCCTGCTGCTCGAATACGTGGCCGAAATTCCGGGCATCGAGCGCATCCGCTACACGACCAGCCACCCGAAGGAATTCTCCTCGCGCCTAATCGAGGCCTACGCCACCAACCCGAAGCTGGTCGACCACCTGCACCTGCCGGTGCAGCACGGCTCCGACCGCATCCTGATGGCGATGAAGCGCGGCTACACGGTGCTCGAATACAAGAGCAGCATCCGCAAGCTGCGCGCGATCCGGCCGAACATCTCCATCGCCACCGACTTCATCGTCGGCTTCCCGGGCGAGACCGATGCGGACTTCGCCAAGACGATGGACCTGATTCACGAGATCGGCTACGACACCTCGTTCAGCTTCATCTACAGCCCGCGCCCCGGCACGCCGGCGGCCAACCTGCCCGACGATACGCCGCAGGCCGTCAAGCTCGAACGCCTGAAACATTTGCAGGCGACCATCGAAGAGAACGTCGCGCGCATCAGCCAAAGCATGGTCGGCAGCACGCAGCGCATCCTGGTGGAAGGCCCGTCGCGCAAGGACCCGACCGAACTGCACGGCCGCACCGAGAACAACCGCGTGGTCAACTTCGCCCTGCCCGATCTGCCGCAGGCGCGCCGCGACCAGCTGATCGGCCAGATGCTCGACGTGCGCATCGTGCACGCCTTCCCGCACTCGCTGCGCGGTGAGGTTGTCGCCGATGACGACCGCGTGACCCACTGA